The following are encoded together in the Drosophila willistoni isolate 14030-0811.24 unplaced genomic scaffold, UCI_dwil_1.1 Seg169, whole genome shotgun sequence genome:
- the LOC124460964 gene encoding uncharacterized protein LOC124460964, with translation MAPRPRSVQASKEERRCSRGTESFRCRVCRGIHPLKRCRRFLRLNVEKRMRAVLANKYCANCLAHQHSGGSCLSGDNCRICEEDHHTLLHFHEQLRRRTPSSVVRRVTPESSRRRVAPTPASDPKLTLTTLLQHRNPHLMPTAMVRIETEGKTFDVKALVDPCSAVSSMATSLATAFKLTAVNIGAEKAVAAVIRSPISEGWRLEAILKVVDGLCCRTPSAPVDPQIAKKFEGIVLADETFYRPSSVSLVLGADVITEVMLDSSLPGVGGRPIAMRTVFGWTLSGACH, from the coding sequence ATGGCTCCGAGACCGCGTTCAGTACAGGCATCGAAAGAGGAGCGCAGATGTTCGCGAGGAACTGAGTCCTTCCGTTGCCGAGTCTGTCGCGGAATCCATCCTCTGAAGCGATGCCGTCGCTTCCTGCGGCTGAACGTGGAGAAGAGGATGAGGGCAGTGCTGGCGAATAAGTACTGCGCCAATTGCCTGGCCCACCAACATTCCGGAGGAAGCTGCTTAAGCGGTGATAACTGCCGAATCTGTGAGGAGGATCACCACACGCTGCTTCACTTCCATGAACAGCTACGTCGACGCACTCCAAGCTCCGTCGTACGCCGAGTCACCCCCGAGTCCTCCAGACGAAGGGTCGCGCCAACGCCAGCCTCCGATCCGAAACTGACCTTGACCACACTGCTGCAGCACCGCAATCCGCATCTGATGCCCACGGCGATGGTGCGTATTGAGACGGAGGGAAAAACCTTCGACGTGAAGGCCCTGGTGGACCCTTGTTCTGCGGTATCGTCGATGGCGACGTCATTGGCCACGGCCTTCAAGTTGACAGCCGTCAATATAGGGGCAGAGAAAGCGGTGGCAGCAGTGATCCGGTCCCCAATCAGTGAAGGATGGCGATTGGAGGCGATCCTGAAGGTGGTCGATGGCTTGTGCTGCCGCACTCCAAGCGCTCCGGTGGACCCACAGATCGCCAAAAAGTTTGAGGGCATCGTCCTGGCGGATGAGACGTTCTACCGACCGTCGTCAGTGTCTCTGGTCCTGGGCGCGGATGTGATCACGGAGGTCATGCTAGATTCTAGTCTACCTGGGGTTGGCGGGCGGCCGATTGCGATGCGCACAGTTTTTGGCTGGACCCTGTCCGGAGCGTGCCATTAA